In the Zingiber officinale cultivar Zhangliang chromosome 5A, Zo_v1.1, whole genome shotgun sequence genome, TATTTCTATGATACTCACTTCAGATCTCTCCGCTTTCTAGATGGAGAAATTTCATCGGAACTTACTAGTCACAACTCACAACTAAAGGGGACCatcattatttaattaattaaagaaagaaaaggtATGTCAATGCAAAAAAGAATAAGTAGGCAGGACTTGGGATATGGCAGAGAGAAAGAAATAAGAATCCTTGAAACTTAAAAAATATGGTTAGATATACAGATAGAATAGAGCAGAATGTTTACCACAGAGCGATGTGCTTTGAAACTAGAAACGACAGAAGCATCCACTAGATCCCAGAAATATATTGTGCCGTCCTCAGATCCACCCGTAACATGTGCATCAGTGTTTGTTAGGCAGCAATCCATCTTGTAAGACTACAGAAGATATCATAACAAATTGTAGGATTTCCCAATAAGTAAAGCAAAGTCAGAATACTTCGGGGTACAGAAGAGAGAGCAACATCAGAAAAGGTCAACCAAACATGAAGATATAATCAAGAATACGTTTCCACACCTTGCAGGTGTGTCCCTTGTACTCTTGCAGAAGTTCTCCAGTGGTCCTACAAGTAGAGGGCATAAATTTGATTATTTTGACAAGAGGggaaaaatactaaaaaataatTAACAATTTTCGTAAAAGTTTGATAAAACCTTGTATGGTCCAAAAGGATGTAAGAATTTAGGAGGGTGGAGGTCACCCCCAGCCCCTTCCCTCCTTGTAACGTGTCAAAAGTGCCAGTTTCAGTCATTAGAACATCAAAAGCAATTACCTATCAAGAAGGCGTATAGTCGAATCCAAACAATTTGCTAAGACACAGTTACTATCATTTGACAGAGAAATACAGTTGACAGCCGGCCCCAAACTGTCCACGATCTCCCTTTTATTCAAAATGGTTAAACATAAGATAGAGGAAATTCAATATGAAGCCATTTGTAAAGTAAGAGAGAATAAAAGAAAGGTACCTCCCAATTCGTATGTCAAATGTGCGGACAGTTCCATCTACACTTCCAGCAATAATTTCAGTCTTTGTTAAACAAACAGACATTACACTGTCTTGAAATGTATCAATGATCTGAGAAATAAAAACATAAGCTTTGATGCAAGGCTAACTGAAGAAAAGAGTTCTTTCTTATCAAGTAAGTAAATATGATGAACCTTAACTAAATTTGAAAGGATAGCAAGGATGCTAACCTGAATCGGCTCTGTACTATGTGATCTGCAATCCCATGCACGAACTGATTGGTCATAGCCAGCCGACACTACGACTGAGTCATATACATTAAACCTGACAGCATTCACCTGAAGGTTTGGATATCAAATTCGAGAGAATTATACCCAAGTCAATAGCAGGTTCTACCCACTCAAAAGACCCTAAGAGCTTCCTAATTCCTTCAAGGACACAGTAGATTCACTGAAAAAACGAGAATAATTCTGCATAACATAGTCGTCCATGTGCCCCAGCCACCGAAACCCTAACTACGAAATATGTCAGTCAAGGGCGTGAGGCAAATACAATTTCCTTCACTACATGAAACCCCATTGCCGATTTCTTCAGCGAGATACAATTTTTATTGCaacgaagaaaaaaaataaacaacctAGAAGCACGGAGCCAGGATTCACCTCGCTGTCGTGGCCTCGGAACTTCCGGATGACGCGGCCGGTGGAAACATCCCAATAGAATATCTGGCGGTCGCCGCCGCAGGAACACAGCTTTGCGTTGTCCCTGCAGCAACATCATCGGCGCGGAACACTTTGTCGGTCATTCTCtcacaaaaaaaaagaagattaaaGAAAGACTTTTGTTGATCGAGATGGGGATAATGAACAAACGAGGTGACATGGACGTCGCGGATCTCGCGGCCATGGGACTTGTAGGTCTTGATGTGGATGCCCTTATGGGGGTTCCAGAGGCGGAGGGTTCTGTCCTTGCCGCAACTGAGGCAGTAGTTTCCATCCCCGTTGAAGCGGACCGCCAGAACCGGCCCTTCGTGACCCTTCAGCACGCTTGCCTCCCGCCGGGGTAGCTCCGCGCCACTGCCTCCGACCTTCGCCATTGATTCAACTCAGCATTAGGGTTGTGAATGAACGGCAACTCGAAAATCTGATCGATTAATGAGTACAGACTATATTAAATAAACGGTAAATTATCTAACCGGTTGTGTAACCaccttttattataattaaatattggGCACatgaattttttctctaaataaaatatacaacTATATGATATTGAATTTCTAACCGTTCGCTACGAATACTTTTCGATTTATCCTAATAATCAATAGGAAATTTTCGAGATCACTCCAAGTTCTATGTTAtttaattcaatatttttttaaaatactcaTGCTTCGTTCCCACGAGATGTCAATTGACCCCGTCATCTACCTTCATTTACATAACCTGGGGATAGGTTGTGAGGAGTGATTAGGGTGAGTATAATCACTTTTATTACTACAATTGAATACTTGGGTCCCCACGAGGTGTCACGTTGACTAGAAAGTGATAAATTTACTACAATTAAATAGTTGAATTACATAACCTGGGACGAATTATGAGAGGTGTCCGAAGTGAGCATAATCACTTTTTGTTACAATTAAATACCTGAATAACAGTCCTCACGGGGTACTCAGTTAGCTAGAGGGTGACAGATTTACTGCAATGGACATGAATCAATTTTCGACAGACACATGTCCTAGGAGAACAAAACTTTTTCCATCCCCTAACCACTTGACGGTCAACTGTAAGCTGATTCTATAATTTAGCTCCTTTAACATAACTTGAGGATGGACTAAACTAAGGACGGACTGTGAAGGGGCGCTTAGGGTGAGCGTAATTGTTGGGTTCTTCAGgtcgtgaaaaccgcttttcgcgtcgcggaaaccccaaatcacccaaagctgtagatccgtgcaaagaaaaaccgaacgaaaatacgagtacgagtttcaaagactctagatctacactagatgagagttataccttcgaagcgtgccctttcgcgttcccgctcgtccaaggaattgccgggtctctagagtatcaaaatagatactcctctagaagtatccacacgaacacgtaggtggagaaaacacacaaaaggtgtgctagcaccttgtgtggtcacggcaagaggaggaaagggagagagctctcttgaggaggaagaagaagaagtaatgccttgaatgaaaatcaaatttcatttacaacttttgtgtggccggccactccatggagtgtaactcccattccacattaatcacaattaatgtgaagccattaagaggtgttatgtaactcctatgatgtgacacatcatgaagatgtgtaccattaccattggtccacatcttgccacctcacaatgatgtggcaaatgagtaacctccactcatttaatgtggccaacccacatttaatgcaatggaggcttgtaacctccatgaggtggcaaaacaagatgatgtggaacaacactattggtccacatcttgccacctcactcatgatgtggcaaagagtcaagtcaaacttgactcttcctcttcctctctagtcaagtcaaacttgactcaatctctctcatggttgatctaatctaaccatttgattcaagccaacttaatataatgaatctaattcattaaattaaattgatttaatgagtcataatctaaattagactcattaaatacatgaatcaacttgagtctaactcaattagcccaatttggattactcttaatccaatttgattcatcaaatgaatctaatcctcttggttcatcatatgaaccaaatctccatctaaatgtcctaagtgtgtgaccctataggttcttgtaacgttggcaatgccctaaacccatttaggagcataagtaatgagcggtatctagcaacacatcattactacccaagttataagaaatgtcgagatccaacatcacattgtgactactaattgtgactcctcacaatatgtgacattgtccttctatcctagacatctagattgatcaatgtgaggcatagaccgtgtcatcctctaatcaatctaaatcttgaactccaagtagactcactcgataaatgagctcaacatctaatgttgactcatttgggcatggccatgcacttcgtggtctaactctatcaagaatattgatatcgctcccgtcatattggagggatagatcccatctacatcactcacatccctctgcataatttgttacatacccagtaatcgcctttatagtccaccctgttacgggtgacgtttgacgaaaccaaagtacataactccttatgtagggatccatggtgacttcaggtcaaaggactaatagtcatactaatagccatatgagaaagtatatgacactcatataacgatccatgatactttctcatggcgggtcattcagtatacattctctaatgcatacccatgtgtcagcttgatatctctatatccatgacttgtgatatcaagtcatcgagctgacctacatgctagtcttattgtattaacattgtccctgaatgttaatactcgactaggaatgatttagagtagtgttccctatatcatctcactatcgatttaactaatcgattgatataggtatgaaccttctactcaaggacgctattatacttagtctatttggcactaatataaataagtataataaccaaacaaatgcctttattaatatacaagaatatgatacaatgagtccatacaatcatcaaatgattggctctagggctctaactaacaatctcccactagcactagtgtcaatcagtataggctctaaggcctaatgacctagtgtgaccatcatgcttcctctgtgccaaagccttggtcaagggatctgcgatgttagcctctgtaggtactctgcaaatcttcacatctcctctatcgataatctctcgaatgagatggaagcgccgtagtatatgcttggtcggctggtgtgagcgaggttccttcgcctgtgctatagctccattgttgtcacaatgcGATACTGGGAACcgccccaagttcagtgatgaacttacggatccaaacggcctcctttgctgcctctgatgcagcaatatattcagcctctgttgtagaatcaactactgtgtcctacttcgaactcttccagctcacagcaccaccattaatgcagaatacgaaccctgactgcgatcgataatcatcctggtcggtctggaagctggcatcactgtaactctttacagttagctcatcattgcttctatatatcaagaaatattctttagtccttcttaagtacttaagaatattcttgatcgctatccagtgactttcacctggatctgactagtatctgctcgtcatgctcaaagcatacgagacatcaggtcgagtacatagcatgacatacatgatcgatcctatgtctgaggcataagggatctgatccatgcggtctttctcctctctagaagagggaccttgagtcttcgaaagactcacgccatgtgacatcggcagaaatcccttcttggagttctgcatggcaaaccgaagtagtaccttgtcaatgtatgtactctgacttaggccaagcaatctcctagatctatctctatagatctgtattcttAGAatacgagatgcttcacctaagtccttcattgagaagcaactccctagccaggtcttgacagacttaagcatagggatgtccttcccaatgagcaatatgtcatccacatacaatatgaggaagacaactgtgttttctacaaccttcttgtagacacaaggctcatcttcgttcttgatgaaaccaaactgtttgatcgcatcatcgaatcgaagattccagctctgagaagcttgctttagtccataaatggacctatgcagcttgcatactctgctagtatgctgtggatctataaaaccctcaggttgtgtcatgtacacatcctcgagtaggtttccattcagaaacgcggttttgacatccatctgccatatctcatagtcatggtaggctgcaatagcaagcatgatccgaatatatttaaacatcgctactggagaaaaggtttcatcatagtcaataccatgaatctacttgaaacctttagctaccaagcgacccttataaataagtccatccatgtcagtctttctcttaaagacccacttacacccaatgagttttaccccttcaggtggatcaaccaaagttcatacttggt is a window encoding:
- the LOC121980295 gene encoding WD repeat domain-containing protein 83-like isoform X1, whose amino-acid sequence is MAKVGGSGAELPRREASVLKGHEGPVLAVRFNGDGNYCLSCGKDRTLRLWNPHKGIHIKTYKSHGREIRDVHVTSDNAKLCSCGGDRQIFYWDVSTGRVIRKFRGHDSEVNAVRFNVYDSVVVSAGYDQSVRAWDCRSHSTEPIQIIDTFQDSVMSVCLTKTEIIAGSVDGTVRTFDIRIGREIVDSLGPAVNCISLSNDSNCVLANCLDSTIRLLDRTTGELLQEYKGHTCKSYKMDCCLTNTDAHVTGGSEDGTIYFWDLVDASVVSSFKAHRSVVTSVNFHPKECCMLTSSVDGTVRVWRQ
- the LOC121980295 gene encoding WD repeat domain-containing protein 83-like isoform X2, which produces METTASVAARTEPSASGTPIRASTSRPTSPMAARSATSMSPRTTQSCVPAAATARYSIGMFPPAASSGSSEATTARFNVYDSVVVSAGYDQSVRAWDCRSHSTEPIQIIDTFQDSVMSVCLTKTEIIAGSVDGTVRTFDIRIGREIVDSLGPAVNCISLSNDSNCVLANCLDSTIRLLDRTTGELLQEYKGHTCKSYKMDCCLTNTDAHVTGGSEDGTIYFWDLVDASVVSSFKAHRSVVTSVNFHPKECCMLTSSVDGTVRVWRQ